The following are encoded together in the Novipirellula galeiformis genome:
- the lnt gene encoding apolipoprotein N-acyltransferase translates to MIDNPPTSPHGSACAERRSAASNAMMGALACVLIAIVIGVPWVYPDFFFLGAFGWVALVVFASRARRWVATFASLMIGMISLGIAFYWAPKSIYDTTHLSATTSFLVFLALLAWESIAFALLGFTASLLSRPCDSRGCVPGQSIVPDQSCTSSRSTWLWLLVPVWVVIEFFHPQIFGWSIAHTALSFRPIIQVAELAGTSGIAFLVMLGVVSIAQLWMHHHTRRDWIEFLIATTMIAIACLWGHWSVTDWQQRSGSADSMRIAAVQVDPSKMGSVEEMQSRSTSAAGPIDLYIWPESSLGHYHISLEDFRDEFKTVVKSEAPNPALDPYPGVPTELLAGGKTYDEGGRDVGPYRNTAFLIDSSKSIRSRYVKRSLLPIGEYVPGEKWFPFLRDWAALDSTLLRGSNDAPLTLRGDQKVGVLVCYEDMVAENSAATTRAGAECLVALINGSRFTDTTTLKQHMWLAQLRAVENRRALVRCAATGISCIIQPDGSITERLPPQTNGVIVASIPLVHEITVYTQYGEWFAHLMTIIVLVGLISFRRRRSGASAAPPQ, encoded by the coding sequence TTGATCGACAACCCTCCGACATCACCGCACGGTTCGGCTTGCGCCGAGAGACGTTCAGCAGCCAGCAATGCCATGATGGGGGCGCTCGCATGCGTCCTGATTGCGATCGTGATCGGGGTTCCATGGGTGTACCCGGATTTCTTTTTTCTGGGTGCGTTCGGCTGGGTGGCGTTGGTTGTTTTCGCCTCCCGTGCTCGGCGCTGGGTTGCGACCTTCGCGTCGTTGATGATCGGGATGATCTCACTCGGGATCGCGTTCTATTGGGCGCCCAAGTCGATTTACGACACGACCCACCTCTCTGCAACGACGTCATTCCTTGTCTTCCTCGCGTTGCTTGCCTGGGAATCGATCGCTTTCGCGTTGCTCGGATTTACGGCGAGCTTGTTGTCGCGTCCGTGTGATTCGAGAGGCTGTGTTCCAGGCCAGAGCATTGTTCCAGACCAGAGTTGTACTTCATCGCGTTCAACTTGGTTATGGTTGCTGGTCCCCGTGTGGGTCGTGATTGAGTTCTTCCATCCTCAGATTTTCGGCTGGTCAATCGCACACACTGCGCTATCGTTCCGGCCAATCATCCAAGTCGCAGAATTAGCGGGTACCTCGGGGATTGCGTTCTTGGTGATGCTGGGGGTCGTGTCGATCGCACAACTGTGGATGCATCATCATACACGTCGCGATTGGATCGAGTTTCTGATCGCCACCACGATGATTGCAATCGCTTGCCTCTGGGGGCACTGGAGCGTGACCGATTGGCAGCAGCGAAGCGGATCAGCCGATTCGATGCGAATTGCCGCAGTGCAGGTCGACCCTAGCAAGATGGGCAGCGTCGAAGAGATGCAGTCGCGGTCAACGTCCGCGGCCGGGCCAATCGACTTGTACATTTGGCCCGAGTCTTCCTTGGGACACTATCACATCTCACTCGAAGATTTTCGGGACGAGTTTAAAACGGTCGTGAAGTCAGAGGCCCCGAATCCCGCTCTCGATCCCTACCCCGGCGTGCCAACGGAATTACTGGCCGGGGGTAAAACGTATGACGAGGGCGGCCGAGACGTCGGCCCTTATCGGAACACCGCATTTTTGATTGATTCGAGCAAGTCGATTCGTTCGCGCTACGTTAAACGCAGCCTGTTGCCGATTGGCGAGTACGTTCCGGGGGAGAAGTGGTTTCCGTTTTTGCGTGACTGGGCCGCGCTCGATTCCACCCTGCTTCGCGGATCCAACGACGCCCCGCTGACGTTGCGAGGCGATCAGAAGGTGGGCGTGTTAGTTTGTTACGAGGACATGGTTGCCGAGAATTCGGCCGCCACCACTCGAGCGGGAGCGGAGTGTTTGGTCGCTTTGATCAATGGATCTCGCTTTACGGACACGACAACCCTCAAGCAACATATGTGGTTGGCACAGCTGCGTGCGGTCGAGAACCGTCGAGCCTTGGTGCGATGTGCGGCCACCGGAATCTCCTGCATCATCCAGCCCGACGGCTCGATCACAGAGCGATTGCCTCCGCAAACCAACGGAGTGATCGTCGCGTCGATTCCGCTGGTCCACGAAATCACCGTCTATACACAGTACGGAGAATGGTTCGCCCATTTGATGACGATCATCGTCTTAGTCGGGTTAATCTCGTTCCGACGGCGACGCAGTGGTGCATCGGCTGCGCCGCCTCAGTGA
- a CDS encoding co-chaperone GroES translates to MATATKKNSKIRLQPLGERIVIQREESEQMTAGGIVLPDSAQEKPARGTVVAVGNGKLLDDGSRAACQLKPNEKVLFSSYAGENIEVDGVEYLLMREDDVLAVIE, encoded by the coding sequence ATGGCGACTGCCACCAAGAAGAACTCGAAGATTCGCTTGCAACCTCTCGGCGAACGTATCGTGATTCAACGTGAAGAGAGCGAGCAAATGACCGCTGGCGGTATCGTGCTGCCCGATTCCGCTCAAGAAAAACCAGCTCGCGGCACCGTCGTGGCTGTCGGTAACGGCAAATTGCTCGACGATGGGTCCCGCGCCGCTTGCCAATTGAAGCCTAACGAGAAGGTCCTTTTCAGCAGCTACGCTGGCGAGAACATTGAAGTCGATGGCGTTGAATACTTGCTGATGCGTGAAGATGACGTGTTGGCAGTGATCGAGTAG
- the groL gene encoding chaperonin GroEL (60 kDa chaperone family; promotes refolding of misfolded polypeptides especially under stressful conditions; forms two stacked rings of heptamers to form a barrel-shaped 14mer; ends can be capped by GroES; misfolded proteins enter the barrel where they are refolded when GroES binds), which produces MPKIIAYDQEAREAIRRGVTKLARTVKVTLGPKGRNVILQKSFGSPTVTKDGVTVAKEIELEDVYENMGAQMVREVASRTSDVAGDGTTTATVMAEAIFNEGLKAVVAGVNPVQLKSGIERAVTDLTEKLHSMATKVKDQEAMANVATIAANNDREIGNLLADAMSKVGKDGVITVDEGKSLHTEQEWVEGMQFDRGYLSPYFVTDSTTMETVLEDAYVLVYEKKISNIKDMVPMLEKVVQQGKPLLIIAEDVDGEALATLVINRLRGTFAVAAVKAPGYGDRRKAMMEDIAILTGGQAIFEALGVKLESVDLPQLGRAKKVIIDKDNTTIIEGGGKSSDIKARIDQIRREIELSTSDYDKEKLEERLAKLAGGVAKVNVGAATESEMKEKKARVEDALHATRAAVEEGILPGGGVALLRASSKVKPGDDLNDDQIVGYNIVLRACRAPITMISENAGQDGGIVCEKVIGMKNNEGYNALTDTYEDLVKAGVIDPTKVTRTALGNAASVATLLLTSDALVAEKPTAKKSGGHGGDHDMY; this is translated from the coding sequence ATGCCAAAGATTATCGCTTACGACCAGGAAGCCCGCGAAGCCATCCGCCGCGGTGTCACCAAACTGGCTCGCACCGTGAAGGTCACCCTCGGCCCCAAGGGCCGCAACGTTATCTTGCAAAAGAGCTTCGGTAGCCCCACGGTCACCAAAGACGGTGTCACCGTCGCCAAGGAAATCGAACTTGAAGACGTCTATGAAAACATGGGCGCTCAAATGGTTCGCGAAGTCGCCAGCCGCACCAGTGACGTTGCTGGCGACGGTACCACCACGGCAACCGTGATGGCCGAAGCGATCTTCAACGAAGGCCTCAAGGCGGTCGTTGCAGGGGTGAACCCCGTGCAACTCAAATCGGGGATCGAGCGAGCCGTTACGGACTTGACCGAAAAACTGCACTCGATGGCCACCAAGGTCAAAGATCAAGAAGCGATGGCAAACGTTGCCACCATCGCGGCCAACAACGACCGAGAAATCGGCAACTTGCTGGCCGATGCGATGAGCAAAGTCGGTAAGGACGGAGTCATCACCGTCGACGAAGGCAAGAGCCTTCACACCGAACAAGAGTGGGTCGAAGGGATGCAGTTCGATCGCGGCTACTTGTCGCCTTACTTCGTGACCGATTCGACCACGATGGAAACCGTTCTCGAAGACGCTTACGTCTTGGTTTACGAAAAGAAGATCAGCAACATCAAGGACATGGTTCCGATGTTGGAAAAGGTCGTTCAACAAGGCAAGCCTTTGTTGATCATCGCCGAAGACGTTGACGGCGAAGCCTTGGCGACGTTGGTCATCAACCGTCTGCGTGGCACCTTCGCAGTTGCTGCTGTGAAGGCTCCTGGCTACGGCGATCGCCGCAAAGCGATGATGGAAGACATTGCAATTTTGACCGGTGGCCAAGCCATCTTCGAAGCATTGGGCGTCAAGCTCGAAAGCGTCGACTTGCCACAGCTCGGCCGTGCCAAGAAGGTCATCATCGACAAAGACAACACCACCATCATCGAAGGTGGCGGAAAGAGCTCGGACATCAAGGCTCGCATCGACCAAATCCGTCGCGAGATCGAGTTAAGCACCAGCGATTACGACAAAGAAAAGCTCGAAGAGCGTTTGGCAAAGTTGGCTGGCGGTGTTGCAAAGGTCAACGTCGGTGCTGCGACCGAAAGCGAAATGAAGGAAAAGAAGGCTCGCGTCGAAGACGCCCTTCACGCCACTCGCGCTGCGGTTGAAGAAGGAATCCTTCCCGGTGGTGGCGTCGCACTGCTTCGCGCATCGAGCAAGGTCAAGCCTGGTGACGATTTGAACGATGATCAGATCGTCGGCTACAACATCGTGCTTCGCGCTTGCCGCGCCCCCATCACCATGATCTCCGAAAACGCTGGCCAAGACGGCGGGATCGTTTGCGAGAAGGTGATCGGCATGAAGAACAACGAAGGCTATAACGCGCTTACCGACACCTACGAAGACCTCGTTAAAGCCGGCGTTATTGACCCCACTAAGGTCACTCGTACTGCACTTGGCAACGCAGCCAGCGTGGCAACGTTGCTGCTGACAAGCGACGCGTTGGTAGCCGAGAAGCCGACTGCTAAAAAGTCAGGCGGCCACGGCGGCGATCACGACATGTACTAG